A stretch of the Lolium perenne isolate Kyuss_39 chromosome 3, Kyuss_2.0, whole genome shotgun sequence genome encodes the following:
- the LOC127341524 gene encoding hexokinase-8: MAEQVVADLRERCATPVSLLRDVAVEMADEMRAGLEKEGGSRVKMLLSYVDKLPTGREEGFFYGLDLGGTNFRVLKVQLGGNDQRIANRESRAVAIPPHLMSGSSSELFGFIASELAKFVADEDKGNSFSTGKKRELGFTFSFPVRQHSIASGTLVKWTKAFCIEDAVGEDVAVKLQTAMEKQGVDIHVAALINDAVGTLAGARYYDKDVIAGVIFGTGTNAAYVEKANAIPKWEGELPESGDMVINMEWGNFYSCHLPVTEYDQALDKESLNPGEQIYEKLTSGMYLGEIVRRVLLKLSLQSAIFGEIDHTKLKTHFHLRTPHISAMHHDETPDLKIVAQKLEETLGIAGTSLETREMVVKIIDIITRRAARLAAAGLTGILKKLGRDGSIDKRRSVIAIDGGLFEHYAKFSKCLATTLSELVGEELSKSVVVKHADEGPGIGAALIAASHSQYGNVEGNPDVKY; the protein is encoded by the exons ATGGCGGAGCAGGTGGTGGCGGACCTCCGAGAGAGGTGCGCGACGCCAGTGTCGCTGCTGCGCGatgtggcggtggagatggccgaCGAGATGCGCGCGGGACTGGAGAAGGAGGGTGGCAGCAGGGTCAAGATGTTGCTCTCCTACGTCGACAAGCTCCCCACTGG GAGAGAGGAAGGTTTCTTCTATGGATTGGACCTAGGAGGGACAAACTTCCGCGTCTTGAAGGTGCAACTAGGTGGTAACGATCAGCGTATTGCTAACCGTGAGTCCAGAGCAGTCGCCATTCCACCACATTTGATGTCTGGGAGCTCCTCG GAATTGTTTGGTTTCATTGCTTCTGAATTAGCCAAGTTTGTTGCGGATGAAGATAAGGGTAATAGCTTTTCAACTGGGAAGAAACGAGAACTAGGATTCACATTTTCTTTCCCAGTGAGGCAACACTCTATTGCATCGGGCACCCTTGTCAAGTGGACAAAGGCATTTTGTATAGAAGATGCT GTGGGTGAAGATGTAGCGGTTAAGCTGCAAACGGCTATGGAGAAGCAAGGTGTAGACATACATGTGGCTGCACTG ATCAATGACGCTGTTGGGACATTGGCTGGAGCCAGATACTATGATAAAGATGTTATTGCTGGTGTGATATTTGGTACTGGTACAAATGCTGCCTATGTTGAGAAGGCAAATGCTATACCAAAATGGGAAGGAGAGCTGCCGGAGTCAGGGGATATG GTGATTAATATGGAATGGGGTAACTTCTATTCATGCCATCTTCCAGTCACTGAATACGATCAAGCATTAGATAAGGAAAGCTTAAATCCGGGGGAGCAG ATCTACGAGAAGTTAACCTCAGGAATGTATTTAGGTGAAATAGTAAGGAGGGTATTGCTTAAACTGTCCCTGCAATCTGCAATTTTTGGTGAAATTGACCATACTAAGCTCAAAACTCATTTCCATCTGCG GACTCCACATATTTCTGCAATGCATCATGATGAAACACCTGATCTGAAGATTGTGGCACAAAAACTGGAAGAAACCCTAGGG ATTGCAGGTACATCCTTAGAGACGCGGGAAATGGTTGTCAAAATTATTGACATTATCACAAGAAGGGCAGCCCGGTTGGCTGCAGCAGGCCTTACAGGGATCCTCAAGAAGCTTGGGAGAGATGGCTCCATCGACAAGCGTCGGTCAGTCATCGCCATTGATGGAGGACTGTTCGAAcactatgccaagttcagcaagtgcttgGCAACTACTCTAAGTGAACTGGTAGGAGAGGAGTTGTCTAAGTCAGTAGTCGTCAAACACGCAGATGAAGGTCCGGGGATCGGAGCTGCCCTGATTGCTGCTTCCCATTCTCAATACGGAAATGTCGAGGGGAACCCGGATGTTAAATATTAG